In Vicia villosa cultivar HV-30 ecotype Madison, WI unplaced genomic scaffold, Vvil1.0 ctg.000009F_1_1_2_unsc, whole genome shotgun sequence, one DNA window encodes the following:
- the LOC131621507 gene encoding uncharacterized protein LOC131621507, translated as MRIRKRHPIFSSSESISSFHLSDLNQFNRSPVMVQLSDGTHAHTQPKPCSSSTSFLVPASSSLDVYQPSDQTLPLIGKLNNGYDYPSTIEQSGVNKQHNKQDPLDEKVRGEEKENGDNKSNHISKGDILLDSQLFPSSTTFAQDGRWCEGEKAIPLKKRKGRLENVGIKSDDSKKTKSKMKTKLNKTCSTRKDEDEDEESKTKVNDIKKRVTKRGSALMEGSRCSRVNGRGWRCCQQTLVGYSLCEHHLGKGRLRSMTSVRNRSIGVSSTTTTTVAPSNIVHIRDTSASSSNSDLVKKITSGDDIVDKLENYDEKKKPVTTIKKRMKLGMVKARSMSSLLGQTNNKVVIVDENNKKNFLLPRKLTVDPMQKLTTGRDII; from the exons ATGAGGATCCGTAAAAGACAccctattttctcttcttctgagTCTATTTCATCTTTCCATCTCTCAGATCTTAACCAGTTTAACCGGTCACCGGTCATGGTGCAACTCAGCGACGGTACTCATGCTCACACACAACCGAAACCTTGTTCTTCTTCAACTTCGTTCCTTGTTCCAGCTAGTTCGAGCTTGGATGTTTATCAGCCGTCTGATCAAACACTCCCACTGATCGGGAAACTAAACAACGGCTACGATTATCCATCCACCATCGAGCAAAGTGGGGTAAACAAACAGCACAACAAGCAAGATCCTTTG GACGAGAAGGTTAGAGGGGAAGAGAAAGAGAATGGAGACAACAAAAGTAATCATATCAG CAAAGGAGATATCTTGCTTGATTCTCAACTCTTTCCATCATCAACTACTTTTGCTCAAG ATGGGAGATGGTGTGAGGGAGAGAAAGCTATTcca ttaaagaaaaggaaaggaaggTTGGAGAATGTTGGTATCAAGAGTGATGATAGTAAGAAAACAAAGAGTAAGATGAAAACGAAGCTGAATAAGACATGTTCCACGAGAAAAGAcgaggatgaagatgaagaaagcaAAACAAAAGTGAATGATATTAAGAAGAGGGTGACAAAAAGGGGAAGTGCACTAATGGAAGGTTCGCGGTGCAGTCGTGTTAATGGAAGAGGATGGAGGTGTTGTCAACAAACACTAGTTGGTTATTCTCTTTGTGAGCATCATTTAGGGAAAGGAAGGTTGAGAAGCATGACAAGTGTTAGAAATAGATCTATTGGAGTTTcttctactactactactactgttGCACCTAGCAATATTGTTCATATTAGAGATACTAGTGCTTCATCTTCTAATTCTGATCTTGTAAAGAAAATCACTTCTGGGGATGATATTGTTGATAAGTTGGAGAATTATGATGAGAAGAAGAAGCCAGTGACAACGATTAAGAAGAGAATGAAACTTGGAATGGTTAAAGCACGATCCATGAGCAGCTTATTGGGACAGACAAACAACAAGGTTGTTATAGTTGACGAGAATAACAA GAAAAACTTCCTACTGCCAAGAAAATTGACTGTAGATCCTATGCAAAAGCTCACTACAGGAAGAGATATAATATGA